The Faecalibacterium sp. I3-3-33 DNA window GTGAAACTATGGCGAACCGAACCCGAAAAATTGTTCTGCGTGTTCCCGTGACGCCGGAGGAACAGGAACTTATCCGGCAGAAGATGGCTCTGCTGCACACACGGAATTTTTCTGCCTACGCCCGGAAGATGCTGATAGATGGTTATGTTGTCCACATCGACACCACCGACATCCGGGCGCAGACCGCCGAACTGCAAAAGATTGGTGTCAACGTCAATCAGATCGCGCGGCGGCTGAACAGCATGGGGCCGCTGTACACACAAGACGTTGCGGACATCAAGGGAGCATTGGCGCAGATATGGCAGTTACAAAGATACATCCTATCAAGTCAACG harbors:
- a CDS encoding plasmid mobilization protein, translating into MANRTRKIVLRVPVTPEEQELIRQKMALLHTRNFSAYARKMLIDGYVVHIDTTDIRAQTAELQKIGVNVNQIARRLNSMGPLYTQDVADIKGALAQIWQLQRYILSSQR